The proteins below come from a single Paraconexibacter algicola genomic window:
- the gcvT gene encoding glycine cleavage system aminomethyltransferase GcvT — MTQAQTLRRTPLYETHVAAGAKIVPFAGWEMPVQYAGIKEEHHAVRTAAGVFDVSHMGQIKTSGPQALAFLQRVLSNDVEKIAVGGAQYSLLCKEDGGVLDDLFTYRLAPDTYLTVTNAANHEKDLAWFQEQAREFPDVAVEDQADQHAMIAVQGPLAREIVQAVADGPLPSRMTAGSARLAGHHALVCGTGYTGEDGVEILCAPEVVADVWDQVVRRGAVPAGLAARDTLRLEVCFHLYGNDLMEERGPIEAGLGWACKEETGFIGAEAVARVRAEGPAERLVAFTITDRGIARQGNPVLGGGEVTSGTMSPSLEVGVGMAYVPAGLAEVGTALEIDVRGRTRQAVVSAKPLYARPAA, encoded by the coding sequence GTGACCCAGGCGCAGACCCTCAGGCGCACCCCGCTCTACGAGACCCACGTCGCCGCGGGGGCGAAGATCGTCCCGTTCGCGGGCTGGGAGATGCCGGTGCAGTACGCCGGGATCAAGGAGGAGCACCACGCGGTGCGGACCGCCGCCGGGGTGTTCGACGTCTCCCACATGGGGCAGATCAAGACCTCCGGTCCGCAGGCGCTCGCGTTCCTGCAGCGCGTGCTCTCCAACGACGTCGAGAAGATCGCGGTCGGCGGCGCCCAGTACAGCCTCTTGTGCAAGGAGGACGGCGGCGTCCTGGACGACCTCTTCACCTACCGGCTGGCGCCCGACACCTACCTGACGGTCACCAACGCCGCGAACCACGAGAAGGACCTCGCGTGGTTCCAGGAGCAGGCCCGCGAGTTCCCCGACGTCGCCGTCGAGGACCAGGCCGACCAGCACGCGATGATCGCCGTGCAGGGCCCGCTCGCGCGCGAGATCGTGCAGGCGGTCGCCGACGGCCCGCTGCCGTCCCGGATGACCGCGGGCTCGGCGCGCCTGGCCGGCCACCACGCGCTCGTCTGCGGCACCGGCTACACCGGGGAGGACGGGGTCGAGATCCTCTGCGCCCCCGAGGTCGTCGCCGACGTGTGGGACCAGGTCGTGCGACGCGGCGCCGTGCCCGCCGGGCTCGCGGCCCGCGACACGCTGCGCCTGGAGGTCTGCTTCCACCTCTACGGCAACGACCTCATGGAGGAGCGCGGGCCGATCGAGGCCGGCCTGGGCTGGGCCTGCAAGGAGGAGACCGGCTTCATCGGCGCCGAGGCGGTCGCGCGCGTCCGCGCCGAGGGTCCCGCCGAGCGGCTCGTCGCGTTCACGATCACCGACCGGGGCATCGCCCGCCAGGGCAACCCGGTGCTCGGCGGGGGAGAGGTCACCAGCGGCACGATGTCGCCCTCGCTGGAGGTCGGCGTCGGCATGGCCTACGTGCCCGCCGGCCTCGCCGAGGTCGGCACCGCGCTGGAGATCGACGTCCGCGGCCGGACCCGGCAGGCCGTCGTGTCCGCCAAGCCCCTGTACGCCCGACCGGCCGCGTAG
- a CDS encoding DUF4333 domain-containing protein yields the protein MPTRTTIAALAAAALLLAPAATHGQTSTTTTGTTVKGTVFAKRLADRLTTTFRITATSVKCNTTVRYAPGSISRCKARFATGDATTIRVRFTSTKGGFVATPLGLLLRDIEYRIAEDLVTKQGAIADFTCPFRRAVKAGDRFPCYGTEAAGDGTTSDTGRQGYIYDVTQLGSGRVTFTLRV from the coding sequence ATGCCCACACGGACGACCATCGCCGCGCTCGCCGCCGCAGCCCTGCTGCTGGCGCCGGCCGCCACGCACGGACAGACATCGACGACGACCACCGGCACGACCGTCAAGGGGACGGTCTTCGCCAAGCGGCTCGCCGATCGTCTGACGACGACCTTCCGCATCACCGCCACGAGCGTGAAGTGCAACACGACCGTGCGCTACGCGCCCGGCTCGATCTCGCGGTGCAAGGCGCGTTTCGCCACCGGCGACGCGACGACCATCCGCGTACGGTTCACGTCGACCAAGGGCGGGTTCGTCGCGACCCCCCTCGGGCTGCTCCTGCGCGACATCGAGTACCGCATCGCCGAGGACCTGGTGACGAAGCAGGGGGCGATCGCCGACTTCACCTGCCCGTTCCGCCGCGCCGTCAAGGCAGGGGACCGCTTCCCGTGCTACGGCACTGAGGCGGCCGGGGACGGGACCACCTCTGACACGGGACGTCAGGGATACATCTACGACGTGACGCAGCTTGGTTCAGGGCGCGTCACGTTCACGCT
- the gcvH gene encoding glycine cleavage system protein GcvH, whose translation MADASYPEGLLYHPEHDWAQIDGDVATFGITWFAQDALGEVVFFEAPAVGSTVTAGEPYTEVESVKAVSDVIAPLSGEVVEVNEALGDTPEAVNEDPYGAGWMVKVRLSDPAEKDALLDRDAYVATLS comes from the coding sequence ATGGCCGACGCGAGCTACCCCGAGGGCCTGCTGTACCACCCCGAGCACGACTGGGCCCAGATCGACGGGGACGTCGCCACCTTCGGCATCACCTGGTTCGCCCAGGACGCCCTCGGCGAGGTCGTCTTCTTCGAGGCGCCCGCGGTCGGAAGCACCGTGACGGCCGGTGAGCCGTACACCGAGGTGGAGTCCGTGAAGGCCGTCTCCGACGTCATCGCCCCGCTGAGCGGCGAGGTCGTCGAGGTCAACGAGGCGCTCGGCGACACGCCCGAGGCGGTCAACGAGGACCCGTACGGCGCCGGGTGGATGGTGAAGGTCCGCCTCTCCGACCCCGCCGAGAAGGACGCCCTGCTGGACCGCGACGCCTACGTCGCGACGCTCTCCTGA
- the gcvPA gene encoding aminomethyl-transferring glycine dehydrogenase subunit GcvPA, producing MSSYISTTPDDLREMLAAIGVGSIDELFAGIPEGVRLDGGLDLPAGLPEQDVYAHLLELARKNVSAEDEVTFLGAGMYDHYVPALIDMLMSRSEFLTPYTPYQPEISQGGLQVMFEYQTAMTELTGLPVSNASVYEGPSAVAAAGYLAKLANGKGRFVVSAGLHPHSAQTLRTLAVGYGIEVVDVPLKDGVTDPQAWAAAIDEDTSAVFFQNPNFLGAVEDAKALADAAKNSPAVVVGQYDPITLGILAPPGECGVDVAVGEGQALGNRLDFGGPSFGFFCATEAYLRRMPGRIAGETKDVDGRRGFVLTLQTREQHIRREKATSNICTSQALNALGGVVYLSWLGRQGIVELGELLLQRTHYARTTLAAVDGVSTLHDQPVVREFALDLDVDGLAGVERVVSRCCAAGYNPGYPLGRDEGGHPTGLLVALTEQRTREQVDRLAEVLAEAVAAERATATTSTEVPA from the coding sequence GTGAGCAGCTACATCAGCACCACCCCCGACGACCTCCGCGAGATGCTCGCGGCGATCGGCGTGGGCTCGATCGACGAGCTCTTCGCCGGCATCCCGGAAGGGGTGCGCCTGGACGGCGGCCTGGACCTCCCTGCGGGCCTGCCCGAGCAGGACGTGTACGCGCACCTGCTCGAGCTCGCCCGCAAGAACGTCTCCGCCGAGGACGAGGTCACGTTCCTCGGGGCGGGCATGTACGACCACTACGTGCCGGCGCTCATCGACATGCTGATGAGCCGCTCGGAGTTCCTCACGCCGTACACGCCCTACCAGCCGGAGATCAGCCAGGGCGGCCTGCAGGTGATGTTCGAGTACCAGACCGCGATGACCGAGCTGACCGGCCTGCCGGTCTCCAACGCGTCGGTCTACGAGGGGCCGTCCGCGGTCGCGGCCGCCGGCTACCTGGCGAAGCTCGCCAACGGCAAGGGCCGCTTCGTCGTCAGCGCCGGGCTGCACCCGCACTCCGCGCAGACGCTGCGCACGCTCGCCGTCGGCTACGGGATCGAGGTCGTCGACGTGCCGCTGAAGGACGGCGTCACCGACCCGCAGGCGTGGGCCGCCGCGATCGACGAGGACACGAGCGCCGTGTTCTTCCAGAACCCGAACTTCCTCGGCGCGGTCGAGGACGCCAAGGCGCTGGCCGACGCGGCGAAGAACTCGCCCGCGGTCGTCGTCGGGCAGTACGACCCGATCACGCTCGGCATCCTCGCCCCGCCCGGCGAGTGCGGCGTCGACGTCGCGGTCGGCGAGGGCCAGGCACTCGGCAACCGCCTCGACTTCGGCGGCCCGTCGTTCGGCTTCTTCTGCGCCACCGAGGCCTACCTGCGCCGCATGCCCGGCCGCATCGCCGGCGAGACGAAGGACGTCGACGGCCGCCGCGGCTTCGTGCTGACGCTCCAGACGCGCGAGCAGCACATCCGCCGCGAGAAGGCGACGTCGAACATCTGCACCTCGCAGGCGCTCAACGCCCTGGGCGGCGTCGTGTACCTGAGCTGGCTCGGCCGGCAGGGGATCGTCGAGCTCGGCGAGCTGCTGCTGCAGCGCACGCACTACGCGCGCACGACGCTCGCCGCGGTCGACGGCGTCTCGACGCTGCACGACCAGCCGGTCGTGCGCGAGTTCGCGCTGGACCTCGACGTCGACGGCCTCGCGGGCGTCGAGCGGGTCGTGTCGCGCTGCTGCGCCGCGGGCTACAACCCCGGCTACCCGCTCGGCCGCGACGAGGGCGGGCACCCGACGGGCCTGCTCGTCGCCCTGACCGAGCAGCGCACGCGCGAGCAGGTCGACCGTCTCGCCGAGGTCCTCGCGGAGGCCGTGGCGGCCGAGCGAGCCACCGCCACGACGAGCACGGAGGTCCCGGCATGA
- the murG gene encoding undecaprenyldiphospho-muramoylpentapeptide beta-N-acetylglucosaminyltransferase, with protein sequence MTKVVIAAGGTAGHVVPALAVADALRAEGAEVAFVGGDRAEAELVPAAGYRLHRIHVEGISRSNPLKAARAVGRAAGALRAARRILREERPDVVMGGGGYVAGPVGAAALRAKLPLVLTEADSHLGLTNRLLAGRATRVCLAFPLPGREGDRYRVTGRPVPPPATDRAAARARFGLADGDTCLLVFGGSLGARSLNEATIGAYGTAAPAGLRVLHAAGRRDHDDLAARLGDPAPAHYDLRPYIDGFGEALLACDLCVARSGGSVFEVAAAGRPAVLVPYPHAAADHQTGNARWMVDGGAAVLVPDAELDADRLRREVDALLADRDRLAAMAAASAGLARPDAAAAIAAEVLAAARAS encoded by the coding sequence GTGACGAAGGTCGTGATCGCCGCCGGCGGGACAGCGGGGCACGTGGTGCCGGCGCTGGCGGTCGCCGACGCGCTGCGGGCTGAGGGCGCGGAGGTCGCGTTCGTCGGCGGGGACCGCGCGGAGGCCGAGCTGGTGCCCGCCGCCGGGTACCGGCTGCACCGCATCCACGTCGAGGGCATCAGCCGCTCCAACCCGCTGAAGGCCGCGCGCGCGGTCGGTCGTGCGGCGGGGGCGCTGCGCGCGGCGCGACGGATCCTGCGCGAGGAGCGCCCGGACGTCGTGATGGGCGGCGGCGGCTACGTGGCCGGCCCGGTCGGCGCGGCCGCGCTGCGCGCGAAGCTGCCGCTCGTCCTCACCGAGGCCGACAGCCACCTGGGCCTGACCAACCGCCTGCTCGCCGGACGCGCGACCCGGGTCTGCCTGGCCTTCCCGCTGCCCGGACGGGAGGGTGACCGCTACCGCGTGACCGGCCGTCCGGTGCCGCCGCCCGCCACCGACCGGGCCGCGGCGCGCGCCCGCTTCGGCCTGGCCGACGGGGACACGTGCCTGCTCGTGTTCGGCGGGTCGCTGGGCGCCCGCAGCCTCAACGAGGCGACGATCGGCGCGTACGGGACGGCGGCGCCCGCCGGCCTGCGGGTCCTCCACGCGGCCGGCCGGCGCGACCATGACGACCTCGCCGCCCGCCTGGGCGATCCCGCGCCGGCGCACTACGACCTGCGCCCGTACATCGACGGCTTCGGCGAGGCGCTGCTGGCCTGCGACCTGTGCGTCGCCCGGTCGGGCGGCTCGGTCTTCGAGGTCGCGGCGGCGGGGCGGCCCGCGGTGCTCGTGCCCTACCCGCACGCGGCCGCCGACCACCAGACCGGCAACGCCCGCTGGATGGTCGACGGGGGCGCCGCGGTCCTCGTCCCCGACGCCGAGCTCGACGCCGACCGGCTGCGCCGCGAGGTCGACGCGCTGCTGGCCGACCGCGACCGGCTCGCGGCGATGGCCGCCGCGTCGGCCGGGCTGGCCCGCCCGGACGCGGCCGCCGCGATCGCGGCCGAGGTGCTGGCCGCCGCCCGCGCGTCGTAG
- the gcvPB gene encoding aminomethyl-transferring glycine dehydrogenase subunit GcvPB has translation MQRDRVVTIFEKGAPGRRAFTCPELDVPQVDPQQLLPAGLRRMAPPRLPEVSEPELVRHYVRISRRNFDLDSGFYPLGSCTMKHNPRLHERVAGLPGHARLHPLQHPSRSQGALELMYNLERALGEVAGLPHVCLQPSAGSHGELAGLLVTRAYHEDRGEVRTKVLTPDTAHGTNPATVTMAGYTVVKVGTNADGGVDLDDLRAKADGDVACLMLTNPNTLGIFDPNIEEISRIVHEVGATLYYDGANLNAVMGVSRPGDMGFDIVHYNLHKSFTQPHGGGGPGSGPIAVSDRIAPYLPTPVIRRTDSADGPVFDLVAEGLPEGAPGAKSIGRLRGFQGNYGCFVRSYSYICSLGGEGLKEASQTAVLNANYLLARLQAEGVREYLPLGFGERCMHEFVLSGAPMKKELGIKTLDLAKRLLDHGFHPPTVYFPLLVDEALMIEPTETETKETLDAFADAVVAILREAQEDPSIAQNAPYTTPVRRLDEAAAAKQPVIRQPLPA, from the coding sequence ATGCAGCGCGACCGCGTCGTCACGATCTTCGAGAAGGGCGCGCCCGGCCGCCGGGCGTTCACGTGCCCGGAGCTCGACGTGCCGCAGGTCGACCCGCAGCAGCTCCTGCCCGCGGGCCTGCGCCGCATGGCGCCGCCGCGGCTGCCCGAGGTGTCCGAGCCGGAGCTCGTGCGCCACTACGTGCGCATCAGCCGCCGCAACTTCGACCTCGACTCGGGCTTCTACCCGCTCGGCTCGTGCACGATGAAGCACAACCCGCGGCTGCACGAGCGCGTCGCGGGCCTGCCCGGCCACGCGCGGCTGCACCCGCTGCAGCACCCGTCGCGCTCGCAGGGCGCGCTGGAGCTGATGTACAACCTCGAGCGCGCGCTCGGGGAGGTCGCCGGTCTGCCGCACGTCTGCCTGCAGCCGTCCGCCGGCTCGCACGGGGAGCTCGCCGGCCTGCTCGTCACGCGCGCCTACCACGAGGACCGCGGCGAGGTCCGCACGAAGGTCCTGACCCCGGACACCGCGCACGGCACCAACCCGGCCACCGTGACGATGGCGGGCTACACCGTCGTGAAGGTCGGCACCAACGCCGACGGCGGCGTCGATCTCGACGACCTGCGCGCGAAGGCCGACGGCGACGTCGCATGCCTGATGCTCACGAACCCCAACACGCTGGGGATCTTCGACCCGAACATCGAGGAGATCTCGCGGATCGTCCACGAGGTCGGGGCGACGCTCTACTACGACGGCGCGAACCTCAACGCGGTCATGGGCGTGTCGCGCCCGGGCGACATGGGCTTCGACATCGTCCACTACAACCTGCACAAGTCGTTCACGCAGCCGCACGGCGGGGGCGGCCCCGGCTCCGGCCCGATCGCGGTGAGCGACCGGATCGCGCCGTACCTGCCCACGCCGGTGATCCGTCGCACCGACAGCGCGGACGGCCCGGTCTTCGACCTCGTCGCCGAGGGCCTGCCCGAGGGGGCGCCCGGCGCGAAGTCGATCGGGCGGCTGCGCGGCTTCCAGGGCAACTACGGCTGCTTCGTGCGCTCCTACTCCTACATCTGCTCGCTGGGCGGGGAGGGGCTGAAGGAGGCGTCGCAGACCGCGGTGCTGAACGCGAACTACCTGCTGGCCCGCCTGCAGGCCGAGGGCGTCAGGGAGTACCTCCCGCTCGGCTTCGGCGAGCGCTGCATGCACGAGTTCGTCCTGTCGGGCGCGCCGATGAAGAAGGAGCTCGGGATCAAGACGCTCGATCTCGCCAAGCGGCTGCTGGACCACGGATTCCACCCGCCGACGGTGTACTTCCCGCTGCTGGTCGACGAGGCGCTGATGATCGAGCCGACCGAGACGGAGACCAAGGAGACGCTCGACGCGTTCGCCGACGCGGTCGTCGCGATCCTGCGCGAGGCGCAGGAGGACCCCTCGATCGCGCAGAACGCGCCGTACACGACGCCCGTCCGCCGCCTGGACGAGGCCGCCGCGGCGAAGCAGCCGGTGATCCGGCAGCCGCTGCCGGCCTGA
- a CDS encoding cell division protein FtsQ/DivIB, protein MSARSIPLPRLRVPAARPVAPRSPHARRRLLAVLAVAGLVVATFLIVRESSLVAVRDVEVTGVAGREGERIRGALQSAAQDMTTLHVDVDALRTAVAPYPIVKDVRATPDFPHGLRIDVVEHVPVAAVGVDGRRVPVASDGTLLRGSNAKGLPVLPLRTPPAGDRVPAGQTARVVAALGAAPAPLRETFSKVFVGPRGLTVRLTAGPALYLGTTERIAAKWAAVARVLADPSSRGATYLDVRLPERPTAGGLEQVAAQQQQTLEAGATAPGAAVTGAAGATGAAAPGPSPTDGVTP, encoded by the coding sequence GTGAGTGCCCGCTCCATCCCGCTGCCGCGCCTGCGCGTGCCGGCGGCCCGTCCGGTCGCGCCGCGCAGCCCGCACGCGCGCCGGCGCCTGCTCGCCGTGCTCGCGGTCGCCGGGCTCGTCGTCGCGACGTTCCTGATCGTCCGCGAGTCGAGTCTCGTCGCCGTCCGCGACGTCGAGGTCACCGGGGTCGCCGGTCGCGAGGGGGAGCGGATCCGTGGGGCGCTGCAGTCCGCTGCGCAGGACATGACGACGCTGCACGTGGACGTCGACGCGCTGCGCACCGCGGTCGCGCCGTACCCGATCGTCAAGGACGTGCGCGCCACCCCGGACTTCCCGCACGGGCTGCGCATCGACGTGGTCGAGCACGTGCCGGTCGCCGCCGTGGGGGTCGACGGGCGACGCGTCCCGGTCGCGAGCGACGGCACGCTGCTGCGCGGCTCCAACGCCAAGGGCCTGCCGGTGCTGCCGCTGCGCACCCCGCCCGCCGGCGACCGTGTCCCGGCCGGGCAGACGGCCCGCGTGGTCGCCGCCCTGGGCGCCGCGCCCGCGCCGTTGCGGGAGACGTTCTCCAAGGTCTTCGTCGGGCCGCGTGGCCTGACCGTCCGGCTGACCGCCGGGCCGGCGCTCTACCTCGGCACGACCGAGCGGATCGCCGCGAAGTGGGCGGCGGTCGCCCGCGTGCTCGCCGACCCGAGCTCGCGCGGGGCGACCTACCTCGACGTCCGGCTGCCGGAGCGGCCGACGGCCGGGGGCCTCGAGCAGGTCGCCGCCCAGCAGCAGCAGACCCTCGAGGCGGGGGCGACGGCGCCCGGCGCGGCGGTGACCGGCGCGGCCGGGGCGACCGGCGCGGCCGCCCCGGGGCCGAGCCCGACCGACGGGGTGACGCCCTAA
- the ftsZ gene encoding cell division protein FtsZ, which translates to MDSSGSYLAVIKVVGVGGGGTNAVNRMVDAGLRGVEFIAANTDAQALQMCDADIKLNIGHDLTRGLGAGANPDVGFGAAAESRDDIKEALKGADMVFVTAGEGGGTGTGAAPVIAEIAKNEIGALTVGVVTKPFSFEGSQRMRQAEEGIARLREVVDTLIVIPNEKLLGIVERRTTIIEAFREADNVLRQGVQGITDLITIPGLINLDFADVRTIMADAGSALMGIGTSGGENRAGDAAKAAISSPLLEDSVEGATGILLNITGGHELGLFEVNEAAEIVQGAADPNANIIFGSVIDERMGDEVRVTVIATGFDHGRARPRTAREETSKRAERTTKDRSPRVERSSLEISDDDIDIPPFLR; encoded by the coding sequence ATGGACAGCAGCGGCAGCTATCTCGCGGTCATCAAGGTCGTCGGCGTCGGCGGTGGTGGGACCAACGCGGTCAACCGCATGGTCGACGCGGGCCTTCGTGGCGTCGAGTTCATCGCGGCCAACACGGACGCGCAGGCGCTGCAGATGTGCGACGCCGACATCAAGCTCAACATCGGGCACGACCTGACCCGGGGCCTGGGCGCCGGCGCCAACCCCGACGTGGGCTTCGGCGCCGCGGCCGAGTCGCGCGACGACATCAAGGAGGCGCTGAAGGGCGCCGACATGGTCTTCGTCACCGCGGGCGAGGGCGGCGGCACCGGCACCGGCGCCGCGCCCGTCATCGCCGAGATCGCCAAGAACGAGATCGGTGCGCTCACCGTCGGCGTCGTCACCAAGCCGTTCTCCTTCGAGGGCTCCCAGCGGATGCGCCAGGCGGAGGAGGGCATCGCCCGCCTGCGCGAGGTCGTCGACACGCTCATCGTCATCCCGAACGAGAAGCTGCTCGGCATCGTCGAGCGCCGCACGACGATCATCGAGGCGTTCCGCGAGGCCGACAACGTGCTGCGCCAGGGCGTCCAGGGCATCACCGACCTGATCACGATCCCCGGTCTCATCAACCTCGACTTCGCCGACGTCCGCACGATCATGGCCGACGCCGGGTCCGCGCTCATGGGCATCGGCACCTCCGGCGGCGAGAACCGCGCCGGCGACGCCGCGAAGGCGGCGATCTCCAGCCCGCTGCTCGAGGACAGCGTCGAGGGCGCCACCGGCATCCTGCTGAACATCACCGGTGGGCACGAGCTCGGCCTCTTCGAGGTCAACGAGGCCGCCGAGATCGTCCAGGGCGCCGCCGACCCCAACGCGAACATCATCTTCGGCTCCGTCATCGACGAGCGCATGGGCGACGAGGTCCGCGTGACCGTCATCGCCACCGGCTTCGACCACGGCCGCGCCCGCCCGCGCACCGCGCGCGAGGAGACCTCCAAGCGCGCCGAGCGCACCACGAAGGACCGCTCGCCGCGCGTCGAGCGCTCGTCGCTGGAGATCAGCGACGACGACATCGACATCCCGCCGTTCCTGCGCTAG
- a CDS encoding FtsW/RodA/SpoVE family cell cycle protein translates to MTATLCLLAAGAVMVFSASSATTLLEGHGDGTSYLVKYLVFGTLGFVGLTVLSRASLPRILAFTPGLLIFCFVCLLAVRTPLGVSGGGAQSWLGVGPLTFQPSELTKLALILYAVRMLAVKPGPPQHPRELMPLAVVAGPLLLLIASQPDLGTAIVVSFTVAAVLVAAGVPVRWLLVVVAVAGFLALLYALSADYRRARLTSFLDPWDTAGTTGFQSVQGQIALGSGGFFGLGLGQSVQKIYYLPEAHTDFILAIIGEELGIAGIAGILFLFGVIGYAGLRVAKMARDPGAKLLAAGITAMVLGQACLNIFTVLGLAPITGVTLPFVSYGITSLWTVLASMGLLLNIASGGTTGLRARQAPRRRPRMDDRDEGRDRRRRDSGARGAGAGGRRRAAG, encoded by the coding sequence ATGACGGCGACGCTGTGCCTGCTCGCCGCGGGCGCCGTCATGGTCTTCAGCGCCTCGTCGGCCACCACGCTCCTGGAGGGCCACGGCGACGGCACCTCCTACCTCGTGAAGTACCTCGTGTTCGGGACGCTCGGGTTCGTCGGCCTGACCGTGCTGTCGCGCGCCTCGCTGCCGCGCATCCTCGCGTTCACCCCGGGCCTGCTGATCTTCTGCTTCGTCTGCCTGCTCGCGGTCCGCACGCCGCTGGGCGTCAGCGGCGGCGGCGCGCAGTCGTGGCTGGGCGTCGGGCCGCTGACGTTCCAGCCGTCGGAGCTCACGAAGCTCGCGCTGATCCTCTACGCGGTGCGGATGCTCGCGGTGAAGCCGGGCCCGCCGCAGCACCCGCGCGAGCTCATGCCGCTCGCGGTCGTCGCCGGCCCGCTGCTGCTGCTGATCGCCAGCCAGCCCGACCTCGGGACCGCGATCGTCGTGTCGTTCACGGTCGCGGCGGTGCTCGTCGCCGCGGGCGTGCCCGTGCGCTGGCTGCTTGTCGTGGTCGCGGTCGCGGGCTTCCTGGCGCTGCTCTACGCGCTGTCGGCGGACTACCGCCGCGCGCGCCTCACGAGCTTCCTCGACCCCTGGGACACCGCGGGGACCACCGGCTTCCAGTCGGTCCAGGGACAGATCGCGCTCGGATCCGGCGGCTTCTTCGGGCTCGGGCTCGGCCAGTCGGTGCAGAAGATCTACTACCTGCCCGAGGCGCACACCGACTTCATCCTCGCGATCATCGGCGAGGAGCTCGGGATCGCCGGGATCGCCGGGATCCTCTTCCTCTTCGGCGTCATCGGCTACGCGGGCCTGCGCGTGGCGAAGATGGCGCGGGACCCGGGCGCCAAGCTCCTGGCCGCGGGCATCACGGCGATGGTGCTCGGCCAGGCCTGCCTGAACATCTTCACGGTCCTCGGGCTGGCGCCGATCACCGGCGTCACGCTGCCGTTCGTCTCCTACGGGATCACGAGCCTGTGGACCGTCCTGGCCTCGATGGGCCTGCTGCTGAACATCGCGAGCGGGGGGACGACCGGGCTGCGCGCCCGCCAGGCTCCCCGCCGCCGACCGAGGATGGACGACCGTGACGAAGGTCGTGATCGCCGCCGGCGGGACAGCGGGGCACGTGGTGCCGGCGCTGGCGGTCGCCGACGCGCTGCGGGCTGA
- the murC gene encoding UDP-N-acetylmuramate--L-alanine ligase — protein sequence MPASRPDGPWSHRRLHLIGVGGAGMSGYARVCAQLGARVSGSDRAEGPQLPGLRELGVDVHVGHDAANVPAGDDVEVVYSSAVPADNPERAAARERGLRAVPRAELLAELSALRRTLAIAGAHGKTTTTSMAAHVLLAVDGPDPAYLIGGALTTTGLHADWPAGDGWLVVEADESDRSMLRLDVDVAVVTNVELDHHATYGSLQEVREVFRELLDGPPQAVIWDRPDLLELRDPGTPVVPFDATDVTLVPGGSRFAWRGHEVTLAVPGEHNARNAVAALEACRLAGADEAQAVAALATFRGAGRRFDRLGETALGVPVIDDYAHHPTEVRATLEAARSYGSRVVAVFQPHLFSRTQQLHREFGAALALADVAAVVPIYPAREVQEDFPGITGLLIAQAACDARPGMPVHWLPSLADAERVVGALLRPGDLCVVMGAGDVDALGRALVA from the coding sequence ATGCCCGCGTCCCGCCCCGACGGTCCCTGGTCCCACCGCCGCCTGCACCTCATCGGGGTGGGTGGCGCCGGCATGAGCGGCTACGCCCGCGTCTGCGCCCAGCTCGGCGCGCGCGTCAGCGGCAGCGACCGCGCGGAGGGCCCGCAGCTGCCGGGCCTGCGCGAGCTGGGGGTGGACGTCCACGTCGGCCACGACGCCGCCAACGTCCCGGCGGGGGACGACGTCGAGGTCGTCTACTCCTCGGCGGTCCCGGCGGACAACCCCGAGCGCGCCGCCGCCCGCGAGCGCGGGCTGCGCGCGGTGCCGCGTGCCGAGCTGCTGGCCGAGCTGAGCGCGCTGCGCCGGACGCTCGCGATCGCCGGGGCGCACGGCAAGACGACGACGACGTCGATGGCCGCGCACGTGCTGCTGGCCGTCGACGGCCCGGACCCGGCGTACCTGATCGGCGGGGCGCTCACGACGACCGGCCTGCACGCCGACTGGCCCGCGGGTGACGGCTGGCTGGTCGTCGAGGCCGACGAGTCGGACCGCTCGATGCTGCGCCTGGACGTCGACGTCGCCGTCGTCACGAACGTCGAGCTGGACCACCACGCCACCTACGGGTCGCTGCAGGAGGTCCGGGAGGTCTTCCGCGAGCTGCTGGACGGCCCGCCGCAGGCGGTGATCTGGGACCGTCCCGACCTGCTCGAGCTGCGCGACCCCGGGACACCGGTCGTCCCGTTCGACGCCACGGACGTGACGCTCGTGCCAGGCGGCAGCCGCTTCGCCTGGCGCGGCCACGAGGTGACGCTGGCGGTGCCGGGCGAGCACAACGCGCGCAACGCGGTCGCGGCGCTGGAGGCCTGCCGCCTGGCGGGGGCCGACGAGGCGCAGGCGGTCGCCGCGCTCGCGACCTTCCGCGGCGCGGGCCGGCGCTTCGACCGGCTGGGGGAGACCGCGCTCGGGGTGCCGGTGATCGACGACTACGCGCACCACCCGACCGAGGTCCGGGCGACGCTCGAGGCGGCGCGCTCCTACGGCTCCCGGGTCGTCGCGGTCTTCCAGCCGCACCTGTTCAGCCGCACGCAGCAGCTGCACCGCGAGTTCGGGGCGGCGCTGGCGCTGGCGGACGTCGCCGCGGTCGTGCCGATCTACCCGGCGCGCGAGGTCCAGGAGGACTTCCCGGGGATCACCGGCCTGTTGATCGCGCAGGCCGCCTGCGACGCCCGGCCGGGCATGCCGGTCCACTGGCTGCCGTCGCTGGCCGACGCCGAGCGCGTCGTCGGCGCGCTGCTGCGCCCGGGCGACCTCTGCGTCGTCATGGGCGCCGGTGACGTCGACGCCCTCGGGCGCGCGCTGGTGGCCTGA